Genomic window (Leptospira kirschneri serovar Cynopteri str. 3522 CT):
AAGAAGAGAAAAATAAATGGCGAGTAGAAAGATAGAAACGGTGATAATACTGAACGTTAGGCGAATTCGATAAGGAAGTTTTTCTTTGGTTAGATCCGCGCGATCGTAATTTCTTCTTGTGGAAATTACTGAATATACGTTCCTCTCGGCGTCTTTATGAATTCGAATTCCAGTTTGAAGGTTATAATTCCCTGTTGGAAAGGGAATTCGAATAAAATACATACAATAATCGGGACGATAACTTGCAAATTCCTTCCAATTAGAAGTTTTTGAAAAAACTTTAAAATTTTTTTCTAAGGGTCTATATTTCAAAGCTCTATTTTCTAAAATCGGTTTTTCCTTTTCATAAATTCCTACATAAAACTCGTCACTTTGAATCAAATTGAGCTTAGACGCACCTGCAACCAAAGATTCTAAATGAAGAGGTTGTATTCTTAAAAAACTTTCCAAAAGTCTGGTCTTCTCGACGAGTAATCGTTTTTTAGGTTTTTCCTCATTTAAGATCAAAGTTTCTCCGGAAGAAAGCGCTTCTTCAATATCAATTCCGTAGAACCTTTCGTAGAGTTTTCCGGTTACGTTGGAAGAAAGAAATAAAATCGGTAAAGAAGGTAAAAACGCCACAAATATAAAAGATAACGTTAGACGATACCTAATAGAACTTTTGAGTCTTCCAGTTTCTAAGTTGCGTTTGTTTCTATAAAAGTAAGAAATAAGAAGTGAAAGAGAAAAAAGCGGAATAAAAAAGAAAATATAAACTACAATTCTATCTAAAAAACTAATATCATCCGGAATCGTTTTTTGATCCGAGAACTGAATCGCCTCGGCGAGAACCACCGAAAGTAAAATGATTAGACCTAAGATGAGTAAGTCTCTTAGATAATATCTGGTTTCGTCGTTCATGTTTCGAATTTATTAAACGAAATCGTTGTTTACGATATTGCTTAGCGCCTCCAGTGCCTCGTCTTCCTTTTCACCTTCTACTTGAATTTTAAATTCGTTTCCGGGTGCAAGTGCGAGCATCATAAGTCCCATAATACTTTTTCCGTTTACTACGACGTCGTCTTTGACTACAGTGATTTCACAGGGAAATTTAGATGCACAATTCACAAATACGGATGCGGGCCTTGCATGCATTCCGGTTCCATTTTCATTGATTTTGAGTAGGATTTCTTTCAACTTTACCCTGCTGTAAATACTGACTTAACTTTTGATTGAATTCTTGCGCTGCGTTTTTGCCCAATTTACGAAGACGTTGATTCATCGCCGCGGTTTCCACAATAATCGGAATATTTCTTCCAGGCCGCACCGGAACTCGAATCAGTGGGATTTGAACTCCTAAAAGTTCTTCTGTGGGATTTTCAAGCCCCGTTCTGTCAAAATCCTTATTTTCTGTCCATTCTTCTAAATGAATAATCAGTTCTATGAGTTTATGATCTCTTACAGATCCAATCCCGAATATATCTTTAATATTCAAAATTCCTAATCCTCTGATTTCCATATGATGCCTTAGTAGATCAGAACAAGTTCCGATTAAATAACTTTCAGAAAGTCTTCTGATTTCCACCATATCGTCGGCGACAAGACGGTGTCCTCTTTCTATCAGTTCGAGAGCGGTTTCACTTTTACCTACTCCACTTTTTCCAGAAAGTAGAATTCCAATCCCAAAAACCTCGATCAAAACTCCGTGTCTCATCGTTCTTGGCGCAAGGCTTCGATCTAAAATACCGGAAATCAGAGTGATAAATTTATGAGTGGAAACTTCCGAGATCATCAGTGGAATTCCTAATTTCTCACAATTCTCCATAAAAATAGGAGGAGGCATATTTCCATGAGTGAATATAATACAATTGAGATGAAATCCGAAAAACTCCGCGGCAATATTTTCCAAATTCTCCGGAGTCCGGGAAGTGATATAAGCCCATTCTCCCTTACCAAAAATTTGAATTCTGTCGTGTGCAAAACTTTCGTAAAATCCGGTAAGAGAAAGTCCAGGACGATTGATCTCCGACATATTGATCCGATTGGTAAGACCTTTTTGACCCGCGAGTAAACGTAGACCTAACTCTTCGTGTTCGTTGAGAAGATTAGAAACGTTGATACCAGGCATAGACATAAACTATCTGGACTCCAAAGACTTGACTTTTTTTCTTTGGCTGGAAGGTAGAATTTTCAAAATTTTTCTGTATTTAGCGACCGTTCTTCTCGCAATTTCAATTCCTTGTTTCCCGATCTCTTCTACTATTTCTTGATCAGAAAGAGGATTTTCGGATCGTTCTTCTCGGATTAAATTTCGAATGAGATCGTGTATTTTTTTAGAAGATTCGATCCCACCTTCCGTAGAACGAACCCCGGAAGAAAAAAACCATTTTAGTTCCATAATTCCGCGCGAGGTCTGAATGTATTTATTGGAAGTGATCCTGGAAATTGTGGACTCGTGCATTTCCAACTTTTCTGCAATGTCTTTAAGAGTCAGTGGTCTAATATGCTGAATTCCTTTTTTAAAAAATGCAATTTGCATTTCTATGATCGCCGAAGTGACCTTAAACAAAGTTTGTCTTCTTTGATTTACAGAACGGATCAGCCACTCCGCCGAACTTAGTTTTGTGACGATATATTCCTTGTCCGACTCTTTTGCGTTTTTTAGAATATTCTTATATTCTTTATTGACCTTAAGTCTGGGAATCCATTCGTCGTTGATATAAATGTCAAATTCTCCGTCCACTTCCCTTACGATCACGTCCGGAATTATATAGTCCGGTTTGTTTGGAGTGTACAACGTGGCGGGATAAGGTTCTAACTTTTTGATTTCGGACGCCAAAGATTCAACCGACTCCAAATGGATTTCCATTTTTTTGGAAATAGATTTATAATCTAATTTTTCTAAATCCTTGATATGATCCCGAATTAAAGTATGTAGATTTGAATCTTCCGGTTTTAAAATCTTGGCTTGTATGAGAAGAGTTTCCTGAACATCCTTGGCCCCGATTCCGATAGGGTCCAATCTATGAATCTGGTCCAGAACCTTACGAACTTTTTTCTCGTTCAACTTCATTTCGACGCATAGATCCGGAATTGGAATCGGAATAAATCCATGATCATCCAACATGGAAATCAGAATTTCTCCGATGGAAATTTCATCAGGTTTTAGATTGGAAAGCCTAAGCTGCCAAAGAAGGTGTTCGGATAAGGAACTTTTTTCCGGAGAAGATTCTATGTATTTTTGATTTCGATCGGAAGCGTCAGTTCCCGTACTTCCGGCCTTGTCTAGCGAGAAATGATCCTGCCAGCTTACATCGGAGTTTTTGAGGAAATCATTCTTTTCTTTTCTTTTTAAATCGTCTCTACTGTATAAATCGGGGGTTCTATTTCTTTCCGATGTATATTCCTCTTCCAACATAGGATTTTCTACAAGTTCGGAATTGATTCTATCAGAAAGTTCTAATGTAGATAAAGGTAAAAGTTCTATGGACTGTCTTAGATCCTGAGTCATCACGAGTTTTTGGGTTTGTTTTTGAACCAGTGACTGACTTAGATTCACAGTGTAAAATCCTCGCCTAGATAGATTCTTCTTGTTTCTGGATCGTTCACAAGATCATGGGTGGAACCGGAAATCAAAATTCTACCGCTATACATAATATAGGCACGATCCGTAATTTTTAAAGTTTCTCTTACATTATGATCCGTGATCAAAATTCCAAGTCCCCTTTCCTTCAAAGAGCCGATTACAGTCTGAATATCTTTTACAGCAATCGGATCCACACCGGCAAAAGGTTCGTCTAACAAGATAAAGTCGGGGTTGGTAACAAGTGCTCTTGCAATTTCACAACGTCTTCTTTCTCCTCCCGAAAGAGTATAACCTTTTTGATTGGCGACCCTCATAATTTGAAGTTCGATCAGCAAATCATCTCTTCGTTTGATAACTTCTGCTCTGGAAAGATTCATCGTTTCTAAAATTGCTTCTAAATTTTCAGCAACCGTCAACTTACGAAAGATAGACGCTTCTTGGGCGAGATAACCGACTCCGAGCCTTGCGCGTATATGCATGGGAGAATCGGTAACATCTTGTCCGTCTATAAAAACTTTTCCGGAATCTGGTCTTACAAAACCTACGGACATATAAAAAGAAGTAGTCTTTCCCGCACCGTTCGGACCTAGAAGTCCTACCACTTCCCCCTTTTTGATATTAAAACTAGCTCCGTCTACTACCTTTCTTTTATTATAGACCTTGATCAGGTTGTCCATTCGGAAGGTTTTACTCATATTCTTAATTGTTTATTTTCCAGGAAGAATTCCATCAGTCAAAAGAGCTCTACCTTCTCTCGGAAAGAATATTATCTTTCCTGCATGAATGTCTCTTCCATTTTTTCTCAGAGTAGGATTTCCCTCAAGATACACTTTTTCCTCTTTTTCAAAATAAGTGGCGTATTCTCCCGTTGCGGAAGAATCCTTACCTTCTATAAAAACGTTTCCTCGGATAACGGTTTCATTTTTATCCATAAACCGCTCAAACTCTACGGCGGTCATTGTACTTGTGACAGCTTCCGTTTTTTTATCTAAAAAATCAATTTTTCCCGAATCGGTCAAATGAATGTACTCATCGTTTTTAAAGTAGTCAAGGACATTCCCAGAGAGGATCAATGCGTTTTCACGATCGTGAACCGTAATCTGATTTCTGGCTTCAATCTTAGAAGAATTTTTTCCGTAGCTTATCAATTTTTCAGCGTTCATTTTCAATTTGTGTCTGTAAATGGTTGCGTTTCCATACAGACCCACTCTAGCTTCTCCGTTTTCATCTTTGTCGCTTACTACTTTGTCTCCTTTAAAAATTGCAACCCTAGTCACTTCCTTTTTAATCGTTTCCTGAGTTTTTTGAGAATCTTTTTTATCCTTATTTTCTACCGCTTCTTTATCGGTATAGTTTTGAAAAAGAATACTATCTCCGACTAACTCCACTTTGTTGATATTTGTATAAAACGTAAGTTGTTTTCCCGTCAGATAACGATCTTTTGCAATTAAGATTGGATCTGGATCGGTGGTGATCTTGTCAGAATCTTCTTCAAAAACCGCATCTTTACAAAGAATTGTAATTTGAGGATGTGCGATAATTACGTTTTCTTTTAAAAGAGTAATTTTACTAGAAAGATTTCTTTCGATAAATTTTGCGGATATGACCGTTTTTAATCCACTTTTATCCGTATGAAAGAGTCTAGGACGGTCTTTGATAGTAACTTTTTCTTCAAACTTATCGTATTCTCCTACTCCAGCTCGTAAAGTAACTCCATTGTCTCCATCTTGCACAAAAACTCCACCTCGTAAAAATCCTTTAAACGCGTCTTTTCCATAAACTTCAATTTGATTTGCCGAAAGTTTTACCTTTTTGTGTTGAATCCAAGCTCCTCCCTCCAAAGTAAAAGAAGTGATTTTCAAACCGGAAACCGTTTTATCTTCTTGAGTTAAAGAAGATCCTCCCCAAAAGGTTGGAAAATTTGGAGTTGAATTTTTCTTTTCCGTATTTTCAGGAACGACGTTTACGAACTTTCTGTCCGCAGTTTCACTTCCTACAAGAAGAGGAGGTTTTACATTTCCATAATATGCAATCAATGGAATACATATAAAAACAAATATTAGAACTTTATGGATCATGGAGAACCTACCGACTTCAAGGGATTTGTGCCACCCTGAGTAATAGCGGTAGGTTTTAGAATCGTAAATTTATTTAGATCCTTATCCGCTCTGAGCCCAATTCCTCTAATCGTAGTCCCGTCCGCGCTTACAGTCACTTCCGAATCAGATACCAATTTTTTAGTATCCATATTGTATTCCATAGTCTTGGCGGTCAGAATTTTATTATCATCTGTTTTTAGTAGAATTTTACCTTCCAGGAGCATCAATCTTGTCTTATGGTTGATTTCCCCTTTTTCGGCTAAAAGTTTAGATTTAAATTTTCCTCCCTCGTACTGATCAAAATCGATGTCATAAAAGGTGGTTTTATTCTCGTTTACATAAACAAAAGATTCATTGGCTCGCAGTTCCCACTGCAGTTGTCCGCTTGAATCATAAGCCTCTCTTTTAAAGTTTCGGATCGAAATCGAAGAGCCACTTTCCCGCTCCTTTTCTACTCTTTCATAATTTACTTTTTTACAATTTACGAATGTGATTAGAAAAAATCCGCAAACAACCGAAATCAAAAAAATAAGAATCCGATTGTTGCTTCTGTTTTTCATAATTATGATTCGCTTCTGGAAACTAAAATCTCTTTTTTAATATAACGATCTAAACCGATCATCTCTTTCAAAAGACTTTTAATCCGAGAAAGTGGATACTGAGTAGTCGCATCCGAAAGGGCGTTTTGTGGATCCGGATGTACTTCCATAAAAATACCTTCAATACCAAGAGAAACAGCAGAACGAAGAATACTTGGAATGAATTCTCTCTGTCCACCCGTACTATTTCCGGCGGCTCCGGGAAGTTGTGCGGAATGGGTCGCATCAAATACAAGAGGTATATCGAATCCGTGAATGATCGGAATTGTCCTTCCATCAAATATTAAATTTCCGTAACCAAAGGAAGTTCCTCTTTCAGTTACGAGTAACTTATCGTTTCCAGATTCGTTCATTTTAACCGCAATATGGCGAGTGTCCGCAGGTGCAAGAAATTGACCTTTTTTTACATTTACCCATTTACCTGTTTGAGCGGATTGTGAAATTAGATCCGTCTGTCTGCACAAGAACGCTGGAATCTGATATACGTCTATCACGTCTTTTAGAGGGGAAATCTGAGAGGTTTCGTGAATGTCAGTCAAAACAGGAACGTTGTACTTATTTTTAATATATTCTAAATTTTTAATACCTTCCGCAAGCCCTGGTCCACGATAGGAATTTACGAAAGAACGATTAGCCTTATCGAAACTACTTTTAAAAATATAAGGAATTTTTAATTCTCCACAAATTTCTATCATCTCGGCGCAGACCCGATCCAATAGATCCTTGTTTTCCATAACACAGGGGCCGGAAATTAGAAAAAAAGGTTCGTCTCCTCCAATTTTAGTTCCGTTTAAAAAATCTCTTTTTGTACAGGTATTGTCTTTCATGTTCATCCTTTTTTAGAGTATTTCACGGCGGCGCGGATAAATCCAGCGAATAAGGGATGAGGCAAAGTAGGTTTGGACTGAAATTCAGGATGAAACTGAACTCCTATAAACCAATTATGTTTTGGAATTTCCACGATTTCGACGAGGTTATCGTCCGGAGAAGTGCCCGCAATGATCATTCCATTTTCTTCATATTGTTTTCTATAACGATTTGTAAATTCAAATCTGTGTCTATGACGTTCGTGAATAAAAGTCGATTTATATTCAGAATAAGAGAGAGTATTTTCTTTAACCTTACAAGGATAAGAACCTAACCTCATCGTTCCGCCCATTTGTTCTATATCGTTTTGTTCTTCTAAAAGAGAAATCACCGGATGTTCTGTGTCAGGTCTGATTTCGGTGGAATTTGCGTCCTTAAGTCCCAAGACGTTTCTTCCGTATTCCACAACCGCACATTGCATCCCGAGACAAATTCCTAAAAAAGGAATTCCATTCGTCCTTGCATATTGGATCGCAAGAATTTTTCCTTCGATTCCTCTATCTCCAAAACCACCTGGAACTAAAATACCGTGTACGTTTTTTAGAATCTCTACATAAGAATCCTTGTTTAAATTCTCCGGATCCACTTTGACAAACTCTACTTTTGTATCGTGTGCAATACCTCCGTGAGAAAGACTTTCATAAATGGAACGATATGCATCTTGTAGAGAAATATATTTTCCAACAACGGCGATTTGAACGGTTTGTTTGGTGGTTAACAAACCTTTCACCATTTTATCCCATTCGGAAAAATTAGATTCTCTAAGTTCCATTCCCATGGTTTTCAGAACTACTTCGTCCAATCTTTCTTCCTTATACATTTTAGGAATTTCGTATATAGAAGTGGAAATATCACTTGCTGAGATCACATTTTCTTCTTTCACATTACAAAAAAGGGAAAGTTTGTTTTTCATCTCTTTTGTCATCGGTTGAGAAACTCTACAGACTAGAATATCCGGCTGGATTCCAAGTCCGAGTAATTCTTTGACAGAATGTTG
Coding sequences:
- a CDS encoding LIC_11548 family sensor histidine kinase, whose product is MNDETRYYLRDLLILGLIILLSVVLAEAIQFSDQKTIPDDISFLDRIVVYIFFFIPLFSLSLLISYFYRNKRNLETGRLKSSIRYRLTLSFIFVAFLPSLPILFLSSNVTGKLYERFYGIDIEEALSSGETLILNEEKPKKRLLVEKTRLLESFLRIQPLHLESLVAGASKLNLIQSDEFYVGIYEKEKPILENRALKYRPLEKNFKVFSKTSNWKEFASYRPDYCMYFIRIPFPTGNYNLQTGIRIHKDAERNVYSVISTRRNYDRADLTKEKLPYRIRLTFSIITVSIFLLAIYFSLLFARKISRPIIELANAAQKISMGDTDINLEIREAGEIGALIDSFNQMVKDLKSKDAELMQSQRIAAWKEVAQRMAHEIKNPLTPIQLSAERIRRKMNSENKEQFHEIVSNGTDTIIKQVRVLEHLVNEFSDFARMPAPKLINQNLEPILLEVVKLFEHTPKLKITMNISKGFPQLFLDQKIISRVFTNLLKNSIEAIERKREKEETPEYEGSIRISAVLSRKIIRKVAVISIEDNGIGISPELKQKVFEPYYSTKNNNTSGIGLAIVQKSVIDHNGHISVDSSSMGGCSFQIELPVS
- a CDS encoding HPr family phosphocarrier protein → MKEILLKINENGTGMHARPASVFVNCASKFPCEITVVKDDVVVNGKSIMGLMMLALAPGNEFKIQVEGEKEDEALEALSNIVNNDFV
- the hprK gene encoding HPr(Ser) kinase/phosphatase, yielding MSMPGINVSNLLNEHEELGLRLLAGQKGLTNRINMSEINRPGLSLTGFYESFAHDRIQIFGKGEWAYITSRTPENLENIAAEFFGFHLNCIIFTHGNMPPPIFMENCEKLGIPLMISEVSTHKFITLISGILDRSLAPRTMRHGVLIEVFGIGILLSGKSGVGKSETALELIERGHRLVADDMVEIRRLSESYLIGTCSDLLRHHMEIRGLGILNIKDIFGIGSVRDHKLIELIIHLEEWTENKDFDRTGLENPTEELLGVQIPLIRVPVRPGRNIPIIVETAAMNQRLRKLGKNAAQEFNQKLSQYLQQGKVERNPTQNQ
- the rpoN gene encoding RNA polymerase factor sigma-54, which encodes MNLSQSLVQKQTQKLVMTQDLRQSIELLPLSTLELSDRINSELVENPMLEEEYTSERNRTPDLYSRDDLKRKEKNDFLKNSDVSWQDHFSLDKAGSTGTDASDRNQKYIESSPEKSSLSEHLLWQLRLSNLKPDEISIGEILISMLDDHGFIPIPIPDLCVEMKLNEKKVRKVLDQIHRLDPIGIGAKDVQETLLIQAKILKPEDSNLHTLIRDHIKDLEKLDYKSISKKMEIHLESVESLASEIKKLEPYPATLYTPNKPDYIIPDVIVREVDGEFDIYINDEWIPRLKVNKEYKNILKNAKESDKEYIVTKLSSAEWLIRSVNQRRQTLFKVTSAIIEMQIAFFKKGIQHIRPLTLKDIAEKLEMHESTISRITSNKYIQTSRGIMELKWFFSSGVRSTEGGIESSKKIHDLIRNLIREERSENPLSDQEIVEEIGKQGIEIARRTVAKYRKILKILPSSQRKKVKSLESR
- the lptB gene encoding LPS export ABC transporter ATP-binding protein, whose product is MSKTFRMDNLIKVYNKRKVVDGASFNIKKGEVVGLLGPNGAGKTTSFYMSVGFVRPDSGKVFIDGQDVTDSPMHIRARLGVGYLAQEASIFRKLTVAENLEAILETMNLSRAEVIKRRDDLLIELQIMRVANQKGYTLSGGERRRCEIARALVTNPDFILLDEPFAGVDPIAVKDIQTVIGSLKERGLGILITDHNVRETLKITDRAYIMYSGRILISGSTHDLVNDPETRRIYLGEDFTL
- a CDS encoding LptA/OstA family protein produces the protein MIHKVLIFVFICIPLIAYYGNVKPPLLVGSETADRKFVNVVPENTEKKNSTPNFPTFWGGSSLTQEDKTVSGLKITSFTLEGGAWIQHKKVKLSANQIEVYGKDAFKGFLRGGVFVQDGDNGVTLRAGVGEYDKFEEKVTIKDRPRLFHTDKSGLKTVISAKFIERNLSSKITLLKENVIIAHPQITILCKDAVFEEDSDKITTDPDPILIAKDRYLTGKQLTFYTNINKVELVGDSILFQNYTDKEAVENKDKKDSQKTQETIKKEVTRVAIFKGDKVVSDKDENGEARVGLYGNATIYRHKLKMNAEKLISYGKNSSKIEARNQITVHDRENALILSGNVLDYFKNDEYIHLTDSGKIDFLDKKTEAVTSTMTAVEFERFMDKNETVIRGNVFIEGKDSSATGEYATYFEKEEKVYLEGNPTLRKNGRDIHAGKIIFFPREGRALLTDGILPGK
- the lptC gene encoding LPS export ABC transporter periplasmic protein LptC; protein product: MKNRSNNRILIFLISVVCGFFLITFVNCKKVNYERVEKERESGSSISIRNFKREAYDSSGQLQWELRANESFVYVNENKTTFYDIDFDQYEGGKFKSKLLAEKGEINHKTRLMLLEGKILLKTDDNKILTAKTMEYNMDTKKLVSDSEVTVSADGTTIRGIGLRADKDLNKFTILKPTAITQGGTNPLKSVGSP
- the kdsA gene encoding 3-deoxy-8-phosphooctulonate synthase; protein product: MNMKDNTCTKRDFLNGTKIGGDEPFFLISGPCVMENKDLLDRVCAEMIEICGELKIPYIFKSSFDKANRSFVNSYRGPGLAEGIKNLEYIKNKYNVPVLTDIHETSQISPLKDVIDVYQIPAFLCRQTDLISQSAQTGKWVNVKKGQFLAPADTRHIAVKMNESGNDKLLVTERGTSFGYGNLIFDGRTIPIIHGFDIPLVFDATHSAQLPGAAGNSTGGQREFIPSILRSAVSLGIEGIFMEVHPDPQNALSDATTQYPLSRIKSLLKEMIGLDRYIKKEILVSRSES
- a CDS encoding CTP synthase, which codes for MSRTKFIFVTGGVSSSLGKGVTVAALGGLLESRGYTVSLLKMDPYINIDPGTMSPYQHGEVYVTADGAETDLDLGYYERFTHSKLTRKNSVSTGQIYNTVIQRERKGDYLGRTVQVVPHITNEIRNRMYIVAREENPDFIIVEIGGTVGDIESIPFLEAIRQMRYEHGSSNVLFVHLTLVPTITAAGEAKTKPTQHSVKELLGLGIQPDILVCRVSQPMTKEMKNKLSLFCNVKEENVISASDISTSIYEIPKMYKEERLDEVVLKTMGMELRESNFSEWDKMVKGLLTTKQTVQIAVVGKYISLQDAYRSIYESLSHGGIAHDTKVEFVKVDPENLNKDSYVEILKNVHGILVPGGFGDRGIEGKILAIQYARTNGIPFLGICLGMQCAVVEYGRNVLGLKDANSTEIRPDTEHPVISLLEEQNDIEQMGGTMRLGSYPCKVKENTLSYSEYKSTFIHERHRHRFEFTNRYRKQYEENGMIIAGTSPDDNLVEIVEIPKHNWFIGVQFHPEFQSKPTLPHPLFAGFIRAAVKYSKKG